The Clostridium sp. AWRP genome has a window encoding:
- a CDS encoding acyl-CoA dehydratase activase-related protein — protein sequence MKLGIPKGLLYCKYHTFIETFFKELGAEIITSQDTDKYILNLGTKYCVDEACLPIKIFHGHVASIKDKCDIMLIPRIMQIQKREFICPKFCGLPEMIINDIPNMPPLLNYPVYAFSKAKCRNWLLKSGLIFTKNILKINTAYKKALSTQEDYKLSLDTSGFPIKTALVSHPYNLYDTFTNMNIVKKLSKLGIGIVTEESINENIINSEVDHLFKKPFWHFARNSYGFSTYAAENKKVDGIIYISSFACGIDSVVIELIKNRLKDFPMLILKIDEQTGEAGFNTRLEAFSDMLKRRCANL from the coding sequence ATGAAACTAGGTATTCCTAAAGGATTATTGTATTGTAAATATCACACTTTTATAGAAACGTTCTTTAAAGAACTTGGAGCTGAAATAATAACGTCCCAAGATACAGATAAATATATACTTAACCTTGGAACAAAATATTGTGTAGACGAAGCATGTCTCCCAATAAAAATATTTCACGGTCATGTAGCTTCAATAAAGGATAAATGTGATATAATGCTTATTCCTAGAATAATGCAAATACAAAAAAGAGAATTTATATGTCCAAAATTTTGCGGTCTTCCAGAAATGATAATAAATGACATTCCTAATATGCCTCCATTATTAAACTACCCTGTATATGCTTTCTCTAAGGCAAAATGCAGAAACTGGTTGTTAAAATCTGGTTTGATATTTACTAAAAACATTTTAAAAATAAACACTGCCTATAAAAAAGCATTAAGTACCCAAGAAGATTATAAGTTATCACTAGATACCAGTGGTTTTCCTATAAAAACGGCATTAGTAAGTCACCCTTACAACTTATATGACACCTTTACCAATATGAATATAGTAAAAAAATTAAGTAAACTTGGTATCGGAATAGTTACAGAGGAAAGTATAAATGAAAATATAATAAACAGTGAGGTAGACCATCTATTTAAAAAACCATTTTGGCATTTTGCTAGAAATTCTTATGGTTTTTCCACTTATGCAGCAGAAAATAAAAAAGTAGATGGTATAATATACATCTCTTCTTTTGCCTGTGGAATAGATTCCGTAGTAATTGAACTTATTAAAAATAGGTTAAAAGATTTTCCCATGCTCATATTAAAAATAGATGAACAAACTGGAGAAGCAGGCTTTAATACTAGATTAGAAGCCTTTTCAGATATGCTTAAAAGGAGGTGTGCAAATTTATGA
- a CDS encoding acyl-CoA dehydratase activase — protein MYYMGVDVGSVSTDIVIVDENMNLLESLYLRTKGRPISAIQEGFKLLKNKYRDTDISAVGTTGSGRQIAASIIGADIIKNEITSHAVAALNLDKDVKTIIEIGGQDSKIILLQNGIVLDFAMNTVCAAGTGSFLDRQAERLDIPIEQFGEYALKSTSPVRIAGRCAVFAESDMIHKQQLGYSNSDIIKGLCNALVRNYLTNVAKGKDIKSKIFFQGGVAANIGMKTAFEEILNKKVVIPENFKVMGAIGAAILAKETLAKGNKITNFNGFNLANASFTSKSFECKGCPNRCEVVKISGTKKIMGFFGGRCEKWNKTISA, from the coding sequence ATGTATTATATGGGAGTTGACGTAGGCTCAGTTAGCACAGATATTGTAATAGTTGATGAAAATATGAACCTACTTGAATCACTTTATTTGAGGACAAAAGGAAGGCCTATAAGTGCAATTCAAGAAGGATTTAAATTATTGAAAAATAAATATAGAGACACGGACATAAGTGCAGTTGGAACCACTGGAAGTGGAAGACAAATTGCTGCTTCTATTATAGGTGCTGATATAATTAAAAACGAAATAACTTCTCATGCTGTTGCTGCCTTAAACCTAGATAAAGATGTTAAAACCATAATAGAAATAGGTGGTCAGGATTCTAAAATAATACTTTTGCAAAATGGCATTGTGCTAGATTTTGCAATGAATACAGTATGTGCAGCAGGAACAGGTTCCTTTCTAGATCGTCAAGCCGAAAGATTAGATATCCCTATTGAACAATTTGGCGAATATGCTTTAAAATCTACTTCTCCTGTAAGAATAGCAGGGAGATGTGCCGTATTTGCTGAATCAGATATGATACACAAACAACAATTAGGTTATAGTAACTCTGATATAATAAAAGGCCTTTGCAATGCTCTTGTAAGAAATTATTTAACTAATGTGGCCAAAGGCAAAGATATAAAATCCAAAATATTTTTTCAAGGAGGAGTTGCTGCAAATATAGGAATGAAGACTGCTTTTGAAGAAATACTAAATAAAAAAGTAGTAATACCTGAAAATTTTAAAGTAATGGGTGCCATTGGTGCAGCTATTTTAGCAAAGGAAACTTTGGCAAAAGGTAATAAAATCACTAACTTTAATGGATTTAATTTGGCAAATGCTAGTTTTACATCTAAAAGTTTTGAATGCAAAGGATGCCCTAATAGATGTGAAGTTGTAAAAATATCAGGTACTAAGAAAATTATGGGTTTCTTTGGTGGAAGATGTGAAAAATGGAATAAAACTATTTCTGCATAA
- the oxlT gene encoding oxalate/formate MFS antiporter, with protein sequence MSDFNKTEFISKNQNAYGSILGNRWVQLISACLAMVMIANLQYAWTLFTTPLVKSLHSSLVAVQYAFTLFIMFETFVQPVGGLLLDKFGTKLMFALAGILIGSGWTMLGQATSVASLYFFYAMAGVGAAIIYGGSVSVAVRWFPDKRGLASGLIAGAFGIGSMPFVPIIQKVLDSSGVAQAFGFTGILQGVIVVIIAFILRYPVGSKMPSQKEKAAKANPEKIGFSPSEVLKTPHFWLIWTMFLSISVGGLIITANTKPFGKQLGMASSIIVLAVMMNSLANGVGRVFWGSVSDKLGRTRTMCLSFGLNAVFLFLLPILGSKNSVLYIVLLMCIMFTWGQLFSLFPSLNADMFGSTYAATNYGFIYSGKGFASILGGGLGAALAAHYSWSVVFTVAALFSLYACIMSVILPKIPKPTRKQIKGTTPVAP encoded by the coding sequence ATGTCTGATTTTAACAAAACTGAGTTTATCTCTAAAAATCAAAATGCATATGGGTCAATTTTAGGTAACCGTTGGGTTCAGTTGATTTCTGCTTGTTTAGCCATGGTAATGATTGCCAACCTTCAATATGCATGGACTTTATTTACTACTCCGTTAGTTAAGTCACTGCACTCGTCTTTAGTTGCTGTTCAGTATGCTTTTACTTTGTTTATAATGTTTGAAACCTTTGTTCAACCAGTTGGTGGATTATTGCTTGATAAGTTTGGTACAAAACTGATGTTCGCTCTTGCGGGTATATTAATTGGTAGTGGATGGACTATGCTTGGTCAGGCAACTTCTGTTGCTAGTTTGTATTTCTTCTATGCTATGGCAGGAGTTGGAGCTGCAATTATTTATGGTGGATCTGTTAGTGTTGCAGTTCGTTGGTTCCCGGATAAACGAGGACTTGCCTCAGGTTTAATAGCAGGAGCTTTTGGAATAGGGTCAATGCCTTTTGTTCCTATAATTCAAAAAGTTTTAGATTCTAGTGGTGTTGCACAAGCCTTTGGATTTACAGGTATACTTCAAGGTGTTATCGTTGTAATTATTGCATTCATTTTGCGTTATCCTGTTGGTTCAAAAATGCCTAGCCAAAAAGAGAAAGCCGCTAAAGCAAATCCAGAGAAAATTGGATTTAGTCCTAGTGAAGTATTAAAAACTCCACATTTTTGGCTTATATGGACAATGTTCTTATCTATCAGTGTTGGTGGACTTATCATTACGGCAAATACAAAACCTTTTGGTAAACAATTAGGAATGGCTTCCTCAATTATTGTACTTGCAGTTATGATGAACAGCCTTGCAAATGGTGTAGGAAGAGTTTTTTGGGGATCAGTTTCAGATAAGTTAGGTCGTACAAGAACAATGTGTTTGTCCTTCGGTTTGAATGCAGTCTTCCTATTCTTATTACCTATATTAGGAAGCAAAAATAGTGTATTATATATAGTTCTTTTGATGTGTATAATGTTCACATGGGGTCAACTATTTAGTTTATTCCCATCATTAAATGCTGATATGTTTGGTTCAACTTATGCTGCTACTAACTACGGATTTATATATAGTGGTAAAGGATTTGCTTCTATTTTAGGTGGCGGTTTAGGAGCTGCACTCGCTGCTCACTACAGTTGGTCTGTTGTATTTACAGTTGCAGCGTTGTTTTCACTTTATGCATGCATAATGTCTGTAATTTTACCTAAGATACCAAAGCCTACAAGAAAACAAATTAAAGGTACAACTCCCGTAGCTCCATAA
- a CDS encoding oxalate oxidoreductase subunit alpha yields MKTNIKRMSGCVATANAVKLANVDVICSYPIRPYTGIMSELARMVADGELDAEFVLGEGEHGQLSIVYGASAAGARAFTGSSGVGVTYAMEVYSPISGERLPLQMAIADRTLDPPGDFGSEQTDALCCRDQGWIQGWASTPQEALDMTLMYYRIGEDPRVLLPQYACQDGYFVSHILGEVDVPSQEQVDSFLPPYKNHHVLDTRDPQIIGAQMEPEMGPGTQYQRHLAVEGTYKVIEEVHDEFAKTFGRKYNPWLEEYMTDDAEIVIFMQGGHTETAKNVAMHLRNLGEKVGVVRLRTFRPFPTKQVRECLKRFKVVGVVDNSVNFGISCGAGVLLTEARAALYNNDEKVNTIGFVAGLGGSMITHDEFYKMFNILKEVNKTGKIEKQSYWAPFEL; encoded by the coding sequence ATGAAAACTAATATAAAAAGAATGTCTGGTTGTGTTGCAACAGCTAATGCAGTTAAGTTAGCTAATGTAGATGTTATATGTTCCTATCCAATTCGTCCGTATACCGGAATCATGTCAGAGCTGGCACGAATGGTAGCAGATGGAGAGCTGGATGCTGAATTTGTTCTTGGCGAAGGTGAACACGGACAATTAAGTATTGTCTATGGTGCTTCAGCTGCAGGAGCCCGTGCTTTTACAGGTAGTTCAGGAGTAGGTGTTACTTATGCAATGGAAGTTTATTCTCCAATATCAGGTGAAAGGCTGCCCCTTCAAATGGCCATTGCCGACCGTACATTAGACCCGCCAGGAGATTTTGGATCTGAACAGACAGATGCCCTGTGCTGTCGTGACCAGGGATGGATTCAAGGATGGGCATCTACACCACAGGAAGCATTGGATATGACACTTATGTACTACCGAATAGGTGAAGATCCTAGAGTTCTATTACCTCAATATGCCTGCCAGGATGGATATTTTGTATCCCACATACTTGGTGAAGTTGATGTACCGTCACAGGAACAGGTTGATTCATTTTTACCACCGTATAAGAACCACCATGTTTTAGACACAAGGGATCCTCAAATTATCGGTGCACAGATGGAACCTGAAATGGGTCCTGGTACACAATACCAGCGTCATTTAGCTGTAGAAGGTACTTATAAAGTAATTGAAGAAGTTCATGATGAATTTGCTAAAACATTTGGACGTAAATATAATCCATGGTTGGAAGAATATATGACTGACGATGCCGAGATAGTTATTTTCATGCAGGGTGGACATACTGAAACAGCAAAAAATGTTGCAATGCACCTGCGTAACCTTGGAGAAAAAGTTGGGGTAGTTAGACTTCGTACCTTCCGTCCTTTCCCGACTAAACAAGTTAGAGAATGCTTAAAAAGATTTAAAGTTGTAGGCGTAGTTGACAACTCAGTAAACTTTGGAATTTCATGTGGAGCAGGAGTTTTACTTACTGAAGCCAGGGCTGCTTTATACAATAATGATGAAAAAGTTAATACAATAGGATTTGTTGCAGGTTTAGGTGGATCAATGATTACCCATGATGAATTTTACAAGATGTTTAACATACTGAAAGAGGTAAATAAAACAGGTAAAATTGAAAAACAAAGTTATTGGGCACCATTTGAACTATAA
- the dinB gene encoding DNA polymerase IV, which yields MQKVIFLVDMNAFFISCEATRHPEIINKPAAVAGDPKNRAGIILTANYEARKFGVKTTMLLHQALKFCPNMAVIPPDHQFYKQKSREVMSILSQYTPSIEQNSIDEAWLDMTGCEGIFGKPFESAKRIMKHINHELDLKCSIGISQNKFLSKMASEMMKPSGITELWRQDIKIKLWPLPIESMYGVGRQTAQKLQRMGIKTIGDLALFNRRYLIKKLGKIGTEIHQLANGIDTSSVRPHLKKDIKSISKSTTLGEDISDMERAKIILMKLSDEVGMTARKYGKKGHTVQISIKYSNFQTITRQTTVPATYLVKEIYSTGVKLLEKNWNPQLPIRLLGISLSGFSEDTSAQQISIFNMKEIERKERCIRDVDKIDRIENTIDSIRKKYGYSIINRAILMKKNNKD from the coding sequence ATGCAAAAAGTTATTTTTCTTGTAGATATGAATGCTTTTTTCATAAGTTGTGAGGCAACACGTCATCCTGAAATTATAAATAAACCTGCTGCAGTAGCCGGAGATCCTAAAAATCGGGCAGGTATTATTTTAACTGCAAATTATGAAGCACGAAAATTTGGAGTTAAAACAACTATGCTTCTACATCAAGCTTTAAAGTTCTGCCCAAATATGGCTGTTATTCCTCCAGATCATCAATTTTATAAGCAAAAATCCAGAGAAGTCATGAGTATACTTTCACAGTATACTCCTTCTATTGAGCAGAATAGTATTGATGAAGCCTGGCTTGATATGACAGGCTGCGAAGGAATCTTTGGGAAGCCATTTGAGTCAGCTAAAAGAATTATGAAACACATTAACCATGAGCTAGATTTGAAATGCTCTATAGGTATATCTCAAAATAAGTTTTTATCAAAAATGGCTTCTGAAATGATGAAACCTTCAGGCATTACAGAACTTTGGAGACAGGATATTAAAATAAAACTATGGCCACTCCCTATTGAATCTATGTATGGAGTTGGTAGGCAAACTGCACAAAAGCTTCAAAGAATGGGAATTAAGACTATTGGCGATCTTGCACTTTTTAATAGACGATACCTTATAAAAAAGCTTGGCAAAATAGGCACTGAGATTCACCAACTTGCAAATGGTATAGACACCTCTTCCGTAAGGCCACATTTAAAAAAAGATATAAAATCAATTAGCAAATCCACCACTCTAGGTGAAGATATTTCAGATATGGAACGTGCTAAAATTATTTTGATGAAACTTTCCGATGAAGTTGGAATGACTGCACGTAAATACGGAAAAAAAGGCCATACAGTACAAATTAGCATCAAGTATTCTAATTTTCAAACTATTACTCGGCAAACAACAGTACCTGCAACTTATCTAGTTAAAGAAATTTATTCTACTGGAGTTAAGCTTCTTGAAAAGAACTGGAACCCACAATTGCCAATACGATTATTAGGGATAAGTCTTAGTGGATTTAGTGAAGATACTAGTGCACAGCAGATATCAATTTTTAATATGAAAGAAATTGAACGTAAAGAAAGATGTATAAGAGATGTGGATAAAATTGACAGAATAGAAAATACCATTGATAGTATACGAAAAAAGTACGGCTATTCAATAATTAATCGCGCAATATTGATGAAGAAAAATAATAAAGATTAA
- a CDS encoding tyrosine recombinase XerC, protein MQYNLSNIYNSELPHCLNDFLNYLGTIRGKSKNTQDGYQVDLTMFFRFLKIYRGIVKENCEFENIDISDINTDFIRKITLTDLYAFISFTENYRNNGNYARARKVACLKSFFKYLFSKAKLIDANPALELESPKIDKRNPIYLSLKESKILLNSIDGKFKERDYCIITFFLNCGMRLSELCSINISKIKEDTLTVVGKGNKERTIYLNKACLTALNNYLEIRNKDYYKIKDKDALFLSKNHTRINKRSVEMMLKKYLKNAGLDSNKYTPHKLRHTAATLMYKYGNVDIRSLQKILGHENVSTTQIYTHVDDEQLREAVNSNPLSDEEE, encoded by the coding sequence ATGCAGTATAATTTAAGTAATATTTATAATTCTGAACTTCCACACTGCCTGAATGACTTTTTAAATTACCTTGGAACTATCCGAGGCAAGTCAAAAAACACACAGGACGGATATCAAGTTGATTTGACCATGTTTTTTAGATTTTTAAAAATATATAGAGGAATTGTTAAAGAAAATTGTGAATTTGAAAATATAGATATAAGTGATATAAATACGGATTTTATACGCAAAATAACTTTAACTGATTTATATGCATTTATATCCTTTACCGAAAATTATAGGAATAATGGAAATTATGCCAGAGCTAGAAAAGTAGCCTGCTTAAAATCATTTTTTAAATACCTTTTTAGCAAAGCTAAACTAATAGATGCAAATCCAGCTTTAGAACTGGAATCTCCTAAAATAGATAAGAGGAACCCTATTTATTTAAGCTTAAAGGAAAGCAAAATCCTTTTAAACTCTATAGATGGAAAATTCAAAGAAAGAGATTATTGTATCATAACCTTTTTCTTAAACTGTGGAATGAGACTTTCAGAACTCTGCAGCATAAATATATCAAAGATTAAGGAAGATACATTAACCGTAGTTGGAAAAGGAAATAAGGAAAGAACCATATATTTAAACAAAGCCTGCTTGACGGCTTTAAATAATTATCTTGAAATTAGAAATAAGGATTATTATAAAATAAAAGATAAAGATGCCCTTTTTCTAAGTAAAAATCACACCAGGATAAATAAAAGATCTGTGGAAATGATGCTCAAGAAATATTTAAAAAATGCAGGACTTGATAGTAACAAATATACGCCACATAAATTGAGACACACGGCTGCAACTCTTATGTATAAATACGGAAATGTAGATATTAGAAGCCTCCAAAAAATATTGGGGCACGAAAATGTATCTACTACTCAGATTTATACTCATGTAGATGATGAACAACTGAGAGAAGCAGTGAATTCAAATCCTTTAAGTGATGAAGAAGAATGA
- a CDS encoding oxalate oxidoreductase subunit delta — protein MTNKNLFAEPDLKQITVWGRGVYENKEARDVVVSLTEAAALEGKCVQAWENYVDLPDRIYVPVRAYGKISPKPIESKYVYENETPDIVALTEETLVKGIDILAGIRPGAVLVINTKRAPEYLFKFIKKNTENLSKIITIDANKLSKSIITLSGAEGATDASGIGKGMGAALAAAIVKGTEIVKMDDLLKIVVNKSAAKKAYEQAVVVDTNTL, from the coding sequence GTGACAAATAAAAATTTGTTTGCTGAACCAGATTTAAAGCAAATCACAGTTTGGGGAAGAGGAGTATATGAAAACAAAGAAGCTCGTGATGTAGTTGTCTCTCTAACTGAAGCTGCCGCACTAGAAGGTAAATGTGTTCAAGCCTGGGAAAATTATGTTGACCTTCCTGACCGTATCTATGTTCCCGTAAGGGCCTATGGTAAAATTAGCCCTAAACCAATCGAATCCAAATATGTTTATGAAAATGAAACTCCAGATATTGTTGCACTTACAGAAGAAACTCTTGTTAAGGGGATTGACATTTTAGCTGGAATTAGACCCGGGGCTGTTCTTGTAATTAATACTAAGAGGGCGCCTGAGTACTTGTTCAAATTTATCAAAAAAAATACAGAAAACCTTTCAAAAATTATAACAATAGATGCCAATAAGCTGTCAAAATCCATTATTACACTTTCAGGTGCAGAAGGTGCAACAGATGCATCCGGTATAGGTAAAGGTATGGGTGCAGCATTAGCTGCTGCTATTGTCAAAGGTACCGAAATTGTGAAGATGGATGATTTATTAAAAATTGTTGTAAATAAGAGTGCTGCTAAAAAAGCATATGAACAAGCTGTTGTTGTAGATACAAATACTTTATAA
- a CDS encoding 4Fe-4S binding protein encodes MAVPYEKIPFAGTVKSPQKENEGMITGNWRTRRPILDAEKCTECQICWISCPDSCVNLMTKDSPINFNLKYCKGCGICAEMCPVGAISLVPELDFED; translated from the coding sequence ATGGCTGTACCATATGAAAAGATTCCTTTTGCAGGAACTGTTAAATCACCACAAAAAGAAAATGAAGGAATGATTACTGGCAACTGGCGTACAAGGAGACCAATATTGGATGCTGAGAAGTGTACAGAATGTCAGATTTGCTGGATTAGCTGTCCTGATTCATGTGTAAATCTTATGACTAAAGACAGTCCTATTAATTTTAATCTAAAATATTGCAAAGGTTGTGGAATATGTGCCGAGATGTGTCCTGTTGGAGCAATCAGCCTGGTTCCTGAACTGGATTTTGAAGATTAA
- a CDS encoding 2-hydroxyglutaryl-CoA dehydratase produces the protein MKVTFPHLGNTCFAAKAVFDGLGVDYIIPPLSNREALEIGSFYSPEEMCLPFKIMIGNYIQSIKQGADTILIVGSCGPCRFGEYCELQMNLLKKLGYNLNFIVLDYPKDIGLKELMRRLLSIGSVSKKSAIEKLKVVHQGLKIINLMDSIDKKVKLLSGYEIKKGQCKNILEDCKLKAFKTTSPEEMIFTIKKHMEQLSKVTISKNKKPLKIAIIGEIYTIIEPFSNLFIEEKLMNYGVSTARYLSPSWWIKDMVLSPLKLNSLSLRRNSKKYLPYYIGGHARECIGEAVLADKSGFDGAIQIFPMGCMPEIVSKSILPTISKDRNFPILTLIVDEMTGEAGYITRIEAFLDLLERRKKNVLYGS, from the coding sequence ATGAAAGTAACCTTCCCCCACCTTGGCAATACCTGTTTTGCAGCAAAGGCTGTATTTGATGGACTTGGAGTTGATTATATCATTCCACCACTTAGCAACAGGGAAGCCTTAGAAATTGGATCATTTTATTCTCCAGAGGAAATGTGCCTTCCTTTTAAAATAATGATAGGAAATTATATACAAAGTATAAAACAAGGTGCAGATACAATATTAATAGTTGGAAGCTGCGGTCCCTGCAGATTTGGAGAATATTGCGAACTCCAAATGAATCTATTGAAAAAATTAGGTTATAACTTAAATTTTATAGTTCTAGATTATCCAAAAGATATAGGATTAAAAGAACTTATGAGAAGACTGCTTTCTATTGGATCAGTTAGTAAGAAAAGTGCCATAGAAAAGTTAAAAGTAGTACATCAGGGACTTAAGATAATAAACCTAATGGACAGTATAGATAAAAAGGTAAAGTTATTATCAGGCTACGAAATAAAAAAAGGACAATGCAAAAATATATTAGAAGATTGCAAATTAAAAGCTTTTAAAACTACTTCACCAGAAGAAATGATATTTACTATAAAAAAACATATGGAACAGTTAAGTAAAGTAACAATCTCTAAAAATAAAAAGCCTTTGAAAATTGCTATAATCGGTGAAATATATACTATAATAGAACCTTTCTCAAATCTTTTTATAGAAGAAAAGCTTATGAATTATGGGGTATCTACAGCTAGATATCTTTCTCCAAGCTGGTGGATTAAAGACATGGTTCTATCGCCATTAAAGTTGAATTCACTTAGTTTAAGAAGGAATTCTAAAAAATATTTGCCTTATTATATAGGTGGTCATGCAAGGGAATGTATAGGAGAAGCTGTTTTAGCAGATAAAAGTGGTTTTGATGGTGCTATACAGATTTTCCCTATGGGGTGTATGCCTGAAATTGTATCAAAATCCATACTTCCAACTATATCAAAGGATAGAAATTTTCCTATCCTTACATTAATAGTAGATGAAATGACCGGCGAAGCTGGATATATAACAAGAATAGAAGCATTTTTAGATTTACTTGAAAGGAGAAAAAAAAATGTATTATATGGGAGTTGA
- the lexA gene encoding transcriptional repressor LexA: MTEHNRDRQFQIYEFIKAQIREKGYPPSVREICAGVGLKSTSTVHSHLEKLEKKGFIKRDASKSRTIEIVEKSISKSTKKELIDIPIVGTITAGMPILAVENIEDVFPLPIEYVKNKNQLFILKVKGESMVDAGILDGDMSIIEQTNFAENGDIVAALIDNEATLKRFFKEKDHIRLQPENESMSPIIVDDCKIIGKLVGIYRRY, translated from the coding sequence ATGACAGAACACAATCGAGATAGACAGTTTCAAATATATGAATTTATTAAGGCTCAAATTAGGGAGAAAGGATATCCCCCTTCTGTTAGAGAAATATGTGCAGGTGTAGGCTTAAAATCTACTTCTACTGTTCATAGTCATCTAGAAAAATTAGAGAAAAAAGGATTTATAAAAAGGGATGCCTCAAAATCTAGAACTATAGAAATTGTTGAAAAATCAATTTCTAAAAGCACTAAAAAAGAACTAATAGATATACCTATTGTAGGGACTATAACAGCAGGAATGCCTATTTTGGCAGTAGAAAATATAGAAGATGTATTTCCCCTTCCAATAGAGTATGTAAAAAATAAAAATCAGTTATTTATACTCAAAGTAAAGGGAGAAAGTATGGTAGATGCTGGTATATTGGATGGAGATATGTCTATAATAGAGCAGACTAATTTTGCAGAAAATGGAGATATAGTAGCAGCTTTAATTGACAATGAAGCTACTTTGAAGAGGTTTTTTAAAGAAAAGGATCATATAAGATTGCAGCCTGAAAATGAAAGTATGTCTCCTATTATAGTGGATGACTGTAAAATAATCGGTAAATTGGTAGGAATATATAGAAGGTACTAG
- a CDS encoding oxalate oxidoreductase subunit beta — translation MLEQIKSIKQAPVEEYYVPGHRTCAGCGPALQYRLVAKAAGKNTIFIGPTGCMYVANTSYGCGPWAVPWVHAQITGGGGVASGIAAAYKAMIRKHKTDAEYPNIIVMAGDGGTADIGIQSLSAAFYRGHNIVFICYDNESYANTGIQASPTTPYGAWTTFTPAGPVVPEGKKLMPKDITKIMAHGHPELKYLATASLGYPVDLMNKVRKACNAEGPAFLYIHAPCPKGWSFPAEKTVKVAKLAVETGMVQLYELVDGEYKLTIKPAKYKPVSEYIKYQGRFSHLQPEHIQKLQQFANQRLKEVGVENTISQTIE, via the coding sequence ATGTTAGAACAAATTAAATCTATTAAACAAGCACCAGTGGAAGAATATTATGTTCCAGGTCACCGTACCTGTGCAGGCTGCGGCCCTGCTCTGCAGTATAGATTAGTGGCTAAAGCTGCCGGTAAAAATACAATTTTCATCGGACCTACTGGTTGTATGTATGTTGCAAATACAAGTTATGGCTGTGGTCCTTGGGCTGTTCCCTGGGTACATGCACAAATTACCGGTGGCGGTGGAGTTGCATCCGGTATAGCAGCAGCCTATAAGGCAATGATTAGAAAACATAAAACAGATGCAGAATATCCAAATATTATTGTTATGGCCGGTGACGGTGGTACAGCTGATATAGGAATACAATCCCTGTCTGCAGCTTTTTATAGGGGACATAATATAGTGTTTATATGCTACGATAATGAATCCTATGCAAATACGGGAATACAAGCTTCACCAACTACACCATATGGTGCATGGACTACATTCACACCAGCCGGACCTGTAGTTCCAGAAGGTAAAAAACTTATGCCTAAAGATATTACAAAGATTATGGCACACGGACATCCAGAATTAAAATATTTAGCTACTGCTTCATTAGGATATCCTGTTGATTTAATGAATAAAGTACGTAAAGCTTGCAATGCAGAAGGACCTGCTTTCCTTTATATTCATGCCCCATGTCCAAAAGGATGGAGTTTCCCGGCAGAAAAGACAGTAAAAGTTGCCAAGTTAGCAGTAGAAACAGGAATGGTACAGCTGTACGAACTTGTTGACGGCGAATACAAGCTCACTATAAAACCAGCTAAATACAAACCAGTTAGTGAATATATTAAATATCAGGGGAGATTTAGTCATCTGCAGCCAGAACATATCCAAAAGCTTCAACAATTTGCAAATCAACGTTTGAAAGAAGTTGGAGTAGAAAATACTATATCCCAAACAATAGAATAA